The genomic segment CGCTCTTGTGTCTTGGCAACACCGCGCCGCTCGCGCGGGTTCTCGCGCGCGGCCGGCCGACCGTGGCGATGGTCCATGACCTCTCCTACAAGTATTTCCCGGCCGCCTATGACTGGAAGTTCCGGGCGCTTTACGGGGCGCTGATCCCGGTGATCTTGCGCAAGGCGCAGGCGGTGGTCACCGTCTCCGATGCGGAACGTCGGGCGATCGTGACCGCCTATCCGGCGCTGGCGGGCGATGGGCGGCTGAGCTTCTTGCAAAACGGCGGGCTGAGCGATGCGGTGGCGCAGTCGGTGGCGGCCGTGCCGCTCGCGCCGATGGAGAGCCGCGGCTACGGGCTTTATGTCGGCTCGCTTACCCGGCGCAAGAACGCCGAGGGGCTGTTGCGCGCCGCGATCGCCTTTCTCGAGGCCTATCCGCAGATGCGCTTCGTGGTGATCGGCGCGAGCGGGGCGAGTTTCGAGGGGGTGCAGATCTCGGTGCCCGCGCATCTGGCCGCGCGGCTCGAGTTCCGCGGCCAGATCAACGATGCCGCGACCATCCACGCCGCCTATCGCGGAGCGCGGTTCTTGCTGTTCCCGTCGTTTTACGAGGCCTCGCCGCTGCCGCCGATCGAGGCGATGAGTTTCGGCTGCCCGGCACTCGTCTCGCGGATCCCTAGCCTGACCGAACGCTGCGGCGAGGCGGCGCTCTATTTCGAGCCCGAGGATCAGGGGCAGATCGCCGCCGCGATCCGCTCTGTGATGGAGGATCCGGCGCTCTGGCACGACTATGCGGCGCGCGCGCGGGCGCAGGCGGCGCGCTACAGCTGGCGCGCGCAGGCCGAGGGGCTGATCGCGCTGTGCGAGGGGCTGCGATGAGCCGGCCGCGCCTGCGTCTTCTCCATGAGACCAACCCGCAGAAATATTTCCCCGCGCTGTACCTGTTGGCCGAACGGGGCGCGGTCGAGCTTGTCGGCGCGCATCGCTACAGCGTCGCGAAGGAATGGCTGCGCGCGGGGCTGATCGACAAGACCCCGGTGGCGCAGCGCACGAAGAACGCGCTGGCGGATCTGTGGTTCCGGCTCACCGCGGGGCGGGTGGCGGGCGAGGTGATCGTGATCGGCTTTGCGCCCTGGGATTGGCGGCTGCTGGTCTATCGTCATCTGGCGCGGCGCAACCGCATTCTCTACCACACCTCCTGGCATGACTGGCGCGCCGGGCAGACGCCGCGCCAGCCCTGGCCGGGGGTGTTTCGCGCGGCGATGATGCGGCGCTGGCGGGCGTTCTTGCGCGACCCCAATGTGCGCACCATCGCGGTGACGCCGGCGGTGCAGGCCTCGCTGGCGCGCGAGATGGGGGTGGCGGCGACGGTCGTGCCGCATGCGGTGCCGGAGGTGTTCTTTGCGGCGGGGACCGCGCGGGCGGCGGGGCGGCCCGAGGCGGGTTCGGGGCTGCGGCTCTTGTTCGTGGGGGAGCTGTCGCGCAAGAAGGGGCTCTTGACGCTCCTCGAGATGATGCCCCGGCTCGCGGCGTGGGGGGTGAGCCTGACGGTGGTGGGCGATGGGCCGCTCGCGGCGGAGGTGGCGCGGGCGGGCGCGGGGGTGCGCGCGCTCGGGCGGATCTCGGACCGGGCGGAGCTTGCGCGGATCATGGCGGGCCATGACGTTCTGGTGCTGCCCTCGCAGCGCAGCGAGGGCTGGGAGGAGCTCTTCGGGATCGTGATCATCGAGGCGCTGGCGGCCGGGATGGCGGTGCTATGCTCCGACCATATCGGCCCGCGCGGGATCCTCGCCGCGGCCGGCGGGGCAGGGCTGTTCGATCAGGAAGATCACGCCGGGTTCGAGGCCGAGATCGCCCGCCTTGCGCAAGATCGCGCCGCTTTGGACAGCCTGCGCGCCGCACAGGCGCCGCTCGCCGAGAGCTATTCGGCCATCTCCGTGGCGGA from the Rhodobacter xanthinilyticus genome contains:
- a CDS encoding glycosyltransferase family 4 protein, which translates into the protein MSRPRLRLLHETNPQKYFPALYLLAERGAVELVGAHRYSVAKEWLRAGLIDKTPVAQRTKNALADLWFRLTAGRVAGEVIVIGFAPWDWRLLVYRHLARRNRILYHTSWHDWRAGQTPRQPWPGVFRAAMMRRWRAFLRDPNVRTIAVTPAVQASLAREMGVAATVVPHAVPEVFFAAGTARAAGRPEAGSGLRLLFVGELSRKKGLLTLLEMMPRLAAWGVSLTVVGDGPLAAEVARAGAGVRALGRISDRAELARIMAGHDVLVLPSQRSEGWEELFGIVIIEALAAGMAVLCSDHIGPRGILAAAGGAGLFDQEDHAGFEAEIARLAQDRAALDSLRAAQAPLAESYSAISVAEQWRAEIERD
- a CDS encoding glycosyltransferase family 4 protein — encoded protein: MTDPASSFSINGRFLMQSVTGVQRVARELLAEFDALAVAGKIAPPRLLLPARGDLVAPPALEAIRPERGGRFTGHLWEQLELPRMAGAEPLLCLGNTAPLARVLARGRPTVAMVHDLSYKYFPAAYDWKFRALYGALIPVILRKAQAVVTVSDAERRAIVTAYPALAGDGRLSFLQNGGLSDAVAQSVAAVPLAPMESRGYGLYVGSLTRRKNAEGLLRAAIAFLEAYPQMRFVVIGASGASFEGVQISVPAHLAARLEFRGQINDAATIHAAYRGARFLLFPSFYEASPLPPIEAMSFGCPALVSRIPSLTERCGEAALYFEPEDQGQIAAAIRSVMEDPALWHDYAARARAQAARYSWRAQAEGLIALCEGLR